The following coding sequences are from one Paraburkholderia caballeronis window:
- a CDS encoding DUF4148 domain-containing protein, protein MKSIFQAAVLAAVIAVPAVSFAQSQQPLTRAQVRDELVQLRAAGYDPHDWMHYPENIQAAEARVGAEKASNTAYGPSTSGTSQSSQ, encoded by the coding sequence ATGAAGTCGATCTTCCAGGCTGCTGTCCTCGCCGCTGTCATCGCTGTTCCGGCCGTTTCGTTCGCCCAGTCGCAACAACCGCTGACGCGCGCCCAGGTTCGCGACGAACTCGTTCAACTGCGCGCGGCCGGTTACGATCCGCACGACTGGATGCACTACCCGGAAAACATCCAGGCTGCGGAAGCCCGTGTCGGCGCGGAAAAGGCGTCGAACACCGCGTACGGCCCGAGCACCAGCGGCACGTCGCAATCGAGCCAGTAA